A region of the Methanobrevibacter ruminantium M1 genome:
TTTAATTATTAAAATAAAGACACTCCAACAGATTGAAATCAAAAGGACTGAACTTTAATTAATAAATAAAGACAATCCAACCGATTGAAATCAAGAAGATATCTTTTAAGAATTAAATCTAATTTTTTTGAACATATGTTGAAAATTAGTGATTTTTAATCCCTTATTAGAGGAGTATTGATTTGATCTTTTTTAAAAAATATCAAGGATTTGCATTATATCTCGGATTGCAAAAAAATCCTATCAGATGTTTTTTTAATTTCATATTAGTATATTTTAATAAAATTAAAATAACATTCAACTAAAACACAAGAAAAACAATGATTTGGAGAAAGAAATATGCTATTGAATTGGTGTGAAGAGATAACAAATATAGACCCTTCAATTAACTTTAGAGCAACTGGAGGATGGCTTAAAACCGTTACTGGTTTAGATAAAAGTGTCTTGAATGGCTATTCATTAGTTGGAGAGTTTGTTAAATCAGGAGATTATAAACATGAATATTCCGATGGATTGTATCTTGATTGCAACAAGGAAGGGAAAAAATCAAAGCCAAAACAGGACTTTAGACTCTTTAGACTTAAAAACGGCAAACTGACTCTTATCGATCAAGTTTATGACGGCAAAAAGAATTGGGCCTGTGAATTCTGGGAAAGCGTTAGCGAAGAGCTGAATCCCAATTTCAGAGAAAGCGAAGCTGATAAGATAATCAGCCTTATTTTAGATAAAACAGGTAAAGACAAAAAGCTTTTAAGAGAGGTTCAAAGCCAATTGGATTTAGTCATTTCTGAAATTTGATTTATAATGTTTTAAATATTGCTTGTTATCAAATATAGCATAAGTTAATTGCTTTTTCTAAAAAAAAAGAAGTAAAAATTAGCAAATAATAAAATTTACGGCTTTTTTATAATTTTTTATCGAATAAAAATATAACAGTGTTATATAATAAATTAAAAAAATATAATTAAAAAAGGAATTAGCCTTTTTTAAAAGATTAATTATATAAATCTTTTCTTTTAAAGATTTAGCCTTTTTTAAAAGATTAATTATATAGATTTTACCTTTTAAAAGATTTAAAAGATTAATTATATAGATTTTACCTTTTTAAAGATTTAACCTTTTTTAACCCAATGTTTTACCTTTTTCTTAGAATCTTCAACTGAACTGCCTCGGATGGATAATCCTTTAGCTAATTTAACTCCAGGACATAGGTTTTTAATATCCTTTTCAGATTTGCCGAATCCACTGCCTTCATGGGTGACAAATGGCTTTATGGTTTTTCCATCGAAATCAAGCTTTTCCAATTGAGTCCAGACAGGCATAGGCATAGTGTTCCACCAATTAGGAAAACCAAGATAGATCATATCATATTCACTAATGTCTTCAATGTATTCCTTCAGTTCAGGTCTTGCATCATCATTCAGCTCTTTTTGAGCCACTTCAGTACATTGCATATAATCTTCAGGATAGTCGTTTAAAGGCTCCATCTTAAACATATCCGCTTCTGTAAACTCTTTGATATAATTAGCAATGACCTCAGTATTTCCAATTTCAATGTTTTTTATTCCTTGGCTTGTATAGTTTTCTCCAGCCCTTGAAAAATATAGGATTAAGCTTTTTGTCATATGAAAACTCCATTTAATTGTTTAGAAGTAAGTATTAATTAACCATATTGATTATTTAAATTTTATTTGTATTTAATTTAATATAAATATTTTTATTTTGCATGAATTTTATAAAATTAACCAATTAAAGAACTAAAAAATGAACATATGAATAATATTAGAAAATAGTTTAATAAGTGAGTATAAAAATAAGGATAATTAATCTAATAAAATAAAAAATAGAGTAAACTAAGACAGAATAGCCTAAATAAATAAAAGATAGAGTAATCTGAGATAGAACTATCTCTGAAAATAAAAAATATATAAAAATAGTGGTTTATTGAGATAATTCGCTTTTATTATCTCAAAATAATTTTAAATGCAAAACAATAGTTCTGCAAGCTTATAAAAAATCTACACTAATCTTTGGCGAGTAGTGGATTTTTTGTTTTGCCAACTGTAACTTCTTAATCTGCTAGATCTTCCGAATCCGCAGGAAGCACAAACTTTCTTACGTACGTGGTATGAGTTTTTACCACATCTTCTACATCTAATATGGGTCTTTTTATTCTTTTTACCCATTGATGGAGTTCCTTTCACTTCTCTCTCCTCCTTAAATTAATAATAAAAATTGTAAGTATAAAATAAGTCTTTTTACATAGGATAAACTACATATAAAAAGAATCTAAAAATAATTTAAAAAAGATTTAAAAATCTAATTTAATAGCTTAAAATAGATTAAAGATCTAATTTAAATTGAAATATAAAATTGAATAATCTTTATTGAGAGCAACAAAGAAAATTAGAAAAATAAAAATTAGAAAAAGTTCTATGGAGAAATATATACAATATTGTCTCCTCTAATGAGAACAGTACCTAATCTTCTTAAAACTTCTCCTTTTTCTAATTCTTCAGCATCATCAAGAACAAGGTTCATGTGTAAGTCAAAGCTTTTTAAGATGCCTCTGAATTCTCTTTCTCCTTTGAGTTTGATTAAAACTGGAGAGTTTACTGCTTTTCCTAATGCGTCAAGTGGTCTTTGAACATTTTGTTGTCCGCTCATGATTATCACCTATACTATATTAAATATGTTCGTATAATATATAAATTTATCGATTCTATAGATTTTTAAATCTAAAAAAGTGTTTATTAAAAACAACTATAAAAACACAGCTATTTTTAAAATATTATACAGAGATTAATTAATTTTAGAAAAAACAAATTGATTTTATATTTTAAGACAAAAGCTTAAAAATTAGAATTTTTCTAAAAATTTAATCAATTAATAAGATTAAACTATAAAATTAAAAAACTAAAAAATTATCTTAAAAATCATTAAAAACTATGAAAATTCTAATAAAATTTGAAAATAATCAATAATAATATAGCAAAACCAAATTAATATTATTAATAATTATATTTTATATAGTATATAAAGGTTTGTACTTAAAATTTTAAAATAAGTATAATTTAACTATATTTTCTATTGAAAATAATTAAAAGTTATTAATATAGAAAAAAGATTATGGAATTTAGAATTAATAGCTAAATTAGAATTCAAGTGTTTTAATAAAATCAAAAACAACAGAACTAATAGCCATAATGAGAATCCAACTGTTTTTCAACATCCAAAAGAACAGAATTAATGGCTAGCTTTAAAAGCTCCTGTCCATAGACATCATCCACATAAACGCCATTCTCTTCAACGTCAAGAGCCCCTTCCTCAATGTTAGGATCGTTTCTACGAGCTTCCCCAAACATATAAAGGCCCACTTCACCATATTCCTCAAGATTGGTCTGGTTTTCAACCTGACTTTCATCTATGATTCCTAAAGCCTTAGCCATAGAGAGTTCGCCAGAACCTCCATGAGGTCCTTCAGATTCTATGATCTTGCTGTTTAATGTTATAAGAAGGCCAGTTCTCTCTTCAATATCATATAAAGTAGTTACAATAGGCAGATTTCCACCATGACCATTTACAATGATTACGCTGCTAATCCTTAAGAATTTCTTTGCTGATTTTAATACCTTAACGATTTCATCGGTTAAATCTTCTAAACTAACATGTATGCCATGGTTTATTTCCTTTAGCTCATGAGCAGGATAGATAACTCCTAAAAACTTAGCTCCGCTTTCAAGAGATGCTTGAAAGGCAATATGAGAAGCTATCTTAGCATCTGTATCAATAGGCAGCGCAGGACCATGATTTTCAAGATGAGATCCAAGGGCAATTATGCCAATTTTGTGAACATTAGGATTCTTTACATTTCCAGCATTTACTCTTAATTCCACCATATTATCACTTAAAATATAAAATATTAAAGAATTTACTCTTAATTCAAATATAAAAATAAAATATCAAAAAAATAATGAAAATTAACGATTGAAACTGAAGATTAGACCTCAAGATTCCAAATGGCATCTCCAAAAAATAAAATCTAAAATCAGACCTCAAGATTCCAAATGGCATCTCCAACATAATGAATTGACTTAATAGCCTTTCCTTCACTGTTTTCAACCATTTCAGGCCCAGTTATAAGACTGATTCCAATAGCCAAAGGCTTGTTATGAGTCTCTTCAACGATAATGACAATGTCATCTGGAACGATGGACTCATCTGCATCCACAATTCCCGGACTCATTATATCTGCCCCTTTTGTTACAAATCTGACTGCACCCATATCCACAACAACAACCTTGCTGTCCAATTCCATATTTAAGGCAGCCTTTAAGGTAGGATATGGCTTGTCATTAATTATAATAATATAAGGCTCTCCATTTACAAGAATAAAGTTATAATCCTCTGCCTCAAGCATTTCAAGAGTGTCCTTATTATTTATAAATGATCCGTAATCTCCAAGTTCGCTTTTAATTTCCTTTACTTTCTTCTTCTTTAAAAAATATCTTTTCTTAATTTTCAAAATCAGCACCTTGAAACCATTTAGTAGATTTAAATTAAAAAAATCAATGATTTTAATTAATTTAATCAATTAATAGATTGAATATTATTTTCTTATAAATCAATTTCAATTTTATTTATGTAGTTTATTTTAATAATATTTTACTAATTTTTAATAAATTCACTTAATGTTAATTATGTAACATAGTATAGTTTTTATAGCATAAAATGAAAAATAAATATATCAATTGAATTTTTAAAATGAATGTTTAATAGGGATTGTTTTAATGTAAAATCAATCAAGGAATAAGAAAACATTCAAAATTGATAAAATAAACTCAATCAAACAAATTGATTTAAGATAAAAGATGAATCAATTGAGATAATGTTTTATAAAGATTATTAGTGATTTATTATGAGTGATAAAAATGAATGGGGCAGCAATCTATCATTTGTTCTTGCGATGGTAGGTTCTGCTGTCGGACTTGGAAACATATGGAGATACCCGTATGTATTATACAGCAACGGTGGAGGGGCATTCTACATCCCATATATCGTTGCCATACTATTGATGGGAATTCCATTTTTAATATTGGAATATGGCGTTGGATATAATTTCAAATCATCCTTTCCAAAGGCCATTCGCAAGATTAGCTCCAAAGCAGAATATCTAGGATGGCTGCTTCCTACCTCAGTATTCATCATCATGATATACTATTCATGCATACTGGGATGGGATGGAATCTATGTGATATTAAGCTTCTTTAAGGGATGGGGAGCAGATCCAAACACATTCTTTGCAAGCACATTGCTCCAGTCAAGCGAATCTGTCAGCGGAATAACAAACTTTATTCCAGTCATTGCAATTGTAATGCTTATAAGCTGGGGAATCGTTTGGTACATTTCCCATAAGGACTTGGAAGAGGGCCTTGGAAGGGTGAGCAAGATTCTTGTGCCTTTGCTTTTTATAATCATGATTGTGATTGTATTGTTTTCATTGACCTTGCCTGGCGCAATGATTGGATTGAATGAACTCTTTTCACCGGATTGGAACTTGCTTTTAGACTTCAACATATGGATGGCGGCATTCGGCCAGATAATATTCTCCCTTAGCCTGGGAATGAGCATTGCATTTACATATGCAAGCTATACAGGAAAGGAAGGAGACATTATTACAAATACACTGGCCATTACATTTGCAAATTGCGCCTTTGAAAACTTCTGTGCATTGGGAGTCTTTTCCATTCTTGGATATATGTCCCTTCAAAGCGGAACAGCGGTGGCAGACCTTGTAACTCAAGGTACAGGATTGGTGTTTGTAGCATATCCTACAGTCTTAAACGTATTGGGACAATATGCATATGTAATCGGACCTTTATTCTTCATAACAGTCTATCTTGCAGGGCTTACAAGCATCCTATCAACTATTGAGCCATTGTCTTTCAGCATACAGAATAAGTTCACTTGGTCCCGTAAAAAGACCATGACCGTTCTTTGCCTGATAGGGGCAGTCCTTTCAATGATGTATGCTACAGCTTATGGAGGAACCTTGCTTGGATATGTTGATGCATATATCAACCAAATAGCAATTCTATTTGGAGTGATACTTGAATGCATAGTCTTTGCATGGATATTCAAATGCGAAAACATCATTCCAATCTTGAATGAGCGAAGCAAAACCATAAAATTAGGCAAATGGTGGGTGGTTATAGTAAAATATATTTTGCCGTTGTTCATAACGATTGTATGGATTGGTGGAGTATTGGATACAATCAATGATGGTTCTACTGATCAATTGATTGTATTTGGAATACTTACTGTAATTCTGCTTGGATTAACTGCATTATTTACTCATTTGCCAGCTACAAATGAAGAATGGGATGAAACTGAATATAGATTATGATTTATTTTAAATTATAAT
Encoded here:
- a CDS encoding RNA-binding protein; this translates as MILKIKKRYFLKKKKVKEIKSELGDYGSFINNKDTLEMLEAEDYNFILVNGEPYIIIINDKPYPTLKAALNMELDSKVVVVDMGAVRFVTKGADIMSPGIVDADESIVPDDIVIIVEETHNKPLAIGISLITGPEMVENSEGKAIKSIHYVGDAIWNLEV
- the arfB gene encoding 2-amino-5-formylamino-6-ribosylaminopyrimidin-4(3H)-one 5'-monophosphate deformylase, with protein sequence MVELRVNAGNVKNPNVHKIGIIALGSHLENHGPALPIDTDAKIASHIAFQASLESGAKFLGVIYPAHELKEINHGIHVSLEDLTDEIVKVLKSAKKFLRISSVIIVNGHGGNLPIVTTLYDIEERTGLLITLNSKIIESEGPHGGSGELSMAKALGIIDESQVENQTNLEEYGEVGLYMFGEARRNDPNIEEGALDVEENGVYVDDVYGQELLKLAINSVLLDVEKQLDSHYGY
- a CDS encoding flavodoxin produces the protein MTKSLILYFSRAGENYTSQGIKNIEIGNTEVIANYIKEFTEADMFKMEPLNDYPEDYMQCTEVAQKELNDDARPELKEYIEDISEYDMIYLGFPNWWNTMPMPVWTQLEKLDFDGKTIKPFVTHEGSGFGKSEKDIKNLCPGVKLAKGLSIRGSSVEDSKKKVKHWVKKG
- a CDS encoding LSm family protein — translated: MSGQQNVQRPLDALGKAVNSPVLIKLKGEREFRGILKSFDLHMNLVLDDAEELEKGEVLRRLGTVLIRGDNIVYISP
- a CDS encoding 50S ribosomal protein L37e, with translation MKGTPSMGKKNKKTHIRCRRCGKNSYHVRKKVCASCGFGRSSRLRSYSWQNKKSTTRQRLV
- a CDS encoding sodium-dependent transporter, with amino-acid sequence MSDKNEWGSNLSFVLAMVGSAVGLGNIWRYPYVLYSNGGGAFYIPYIVAILLMGIPFLILEYGVGYNFKSSFPKAIRKISSKAEYLGWLLPTSVFIIMIYYSCILGWDGIYVILSFFKGWGADPNTFFASTLLQSSESVSGITNFIPVIAIVMLISWGIVWYISHKDLEEGLGRVSKILVPLLFIIMIVIVLFSLTLPGAMIGLNELFSPDWNLLLDFNIWMAAFGQIIFSLSLGMSIAFTYASYTGKEGDIITNTLAITFANCAFENFCALGVFSILGYMSLQSGTAVADLVTQGTGLVFVAYPTVLNVLGQYAYVIGPLFFITVYLAGLTSILSTIEPLSFSIQNKFTWSRKKTMTVLCLIGAVLSMMYATAYGGTLLGYVDAYINQIAILFGVILECIVFAWIFKCENIIPILNERSKTIKLGKWWVVIVKYILPLFITIVWIGGVLDTINDGSTDQLIVFGILTVILLGLTALFTHLPATNEEWDETEYRL